Proteins co-encoded in one Arachis hypogaea cultivar Tifrunner chromosome 11, arahy.Tifrunner.gnm2.J5K5, whole genome shotgun sequence genomic window:
- the LOC112719656 gene encoding putative disease resistance RPP13-like protein 1: MATVLGEALLSAAVEAMIEKIKSEISEFYRSQNLDESLLEKLESPMRILQAFLSDAEEKQIKNTAVKAWLEELTQALYDADDLLDDVATEALRRKVESRYVPRRPLAVKVRKVLCYPFKRPYGEMNSQMQKLTERLNGFEKRAHMLPLEKGVSGSDWLTTPTNSAVDDSAICGRDDERKNLTEYLLSEDAVADGGGKIGVLAIVGMGGLGKTTLAKLLYNDPQVKAKFDVKAWASVSKDFDVVKLAKSLLESITSAATNLGNFDALRAELQKNLSGKRFLLVLDDIWNAGYVAWTNLMPIFNVGQMGSKIIVTTRHQHVVDIVKAMRTCRLEPLANEDCWTLLSKHAFGAHKCNELSSNLEEIGRKIAKKCDGLPLAAVAVGGVLGTKLSTEHWTKVLNSNIWDLTEEDVQPALLLSYHFLPASLKQCFAYCAIFPKNSELRKETLVQLWMAQDFVRVLQNEKSIEEVGGKYFDELVARSLIRRSVEGQHFEMHDLMNDLATMVSSPYYKRHDNEMQLGNVNKIHHLSYDKNMFNHFGELDSFHGLKGLRTLLALPLRFEGRSVGHYLANGVLHELLVALKQLRVLSLSDYRNITVLPNAIGDLKHLRHLDLSSTGIKMLPPAICKLYNLQTLLLSRCSDLTELPEEMGKLVNLRHLAIDYCSALTKLPEEMGKLVNLRSLDIEGTKLQEMPAEIAKLENLQSLSGFIVSKQQNGLKLAELRKFPNLQGKLCISKLENVVDPSDAGQANLKEKKQIEELSLAWSYPDLEDSQQVVLEHLQPSRNLKKLTVECYGGTCFPNWLADSSFVNIVSLRIQDCDYCSALPPLGRLQSLKELFISGMRSVKSIGSEFYGSNSSSFQPFPSLEMLCFELMEEWEEWNMIDGITTEFPRLSKLSLSSCPKLKGNLPSNLPCLVTLDVDDCCLLESEFSGEVDNRNIMRALNVFNFNSLQQLSLYDIPSLRSFPSNGLPKALKTLSIDCCEKLEFPSHEFLHSCKVLEELEIWGSCCSLTSFPLGSLPVLKRLDLWNCKKLKSISILEEAEASQSLMFLEHLSAYDCPELESISLLDSSTPNLSSFWVMRCDKINSLPEPINNLTGLQTLYINDVPKLESIAEEGLPINLRRLAVGNKEGVYSNTAITKWGLDRLTSLSKLHIKGEYLVKKLMEIQVPMLPNSLEMLDIEGAREIQHLDGKWFQHLTSLKTLSLYSCDKLMSLPKEGLPSSISCLRMIECPMLKASYERKKGKEWPKIAHIPLIIFD; this comes from the exons ATGGCTACTGTATTGGGAGAAGCGTTGCTCTCGGCTGCTGTGGAAGCAATGATTGAGAAGATCAAAAGTGAGATATCGGAGTTCTATCGCAGCCAGAATCTGGACGAGTCACTGCTGGAGAAGCTGGAATCCCCGATGCGAATCCTTCAAGCTTTTCTGAGTGATGCTGAGGAAAAGCAGATCAAGAACACTGCTGTGAAGGCATGGCTTGAAGAACTCACTCAAGCTCTCTATGATGCTGATGACTTGCTCGACGACGTCGCCACCGAGGCTCTCCGTCGCAAAGTGGAATCCCGCTATGTTCCCCGCCGTCCCCTTGCTGTCAAG GTGAGGAAGGTCCTTTGCTATCCATTCAAGCGGCCTTACGGAGAGATGAATTCTCAGATGCAGAAATTGACTGAAAGATTAAATGGCTTTGAAAAAAGAGCACACATGCTTCCACTAGAGAAAGGTGTCTCTGGTAGTGATTGGCTTACAACACCTACAAATTCTGCGGTGGATGATTCTGCTATTTGTGGGAGAGATGATGAAAGAAAGAATCTTACAGAGTATTTGCTGTCAGAAGATGCTGTTGCTGATGGTGGCGGTAAAATAGGAGTGCTTGCCATTGTTGGCATGGGAGGCCTCGGTAAAACAACTCTTGCTAAACTCCTATACAATGATCCTCAAGTTAAAGCCAAGTTTGATGTGAAAGCATGGGCATCTGTCTCCAAAGATTTTGATGTTGTCAAGTTGGCAAAATCTCTTCTTGAATCTATCACATCTGCAGCAACAAATTTGGGTAACTTCGATGCCTTGCGAGCAGAATTGCAAAAGAACTTGTCGGGTAAAAGATTTCTGCTTGTGTTGGATGATATATGGAATGCAGGGTATGTTGCTTGGACCAATTTGATGCCCATTTTTAATGTTGGACAAATGGGAAGCAAAATCATTGTTACAACACGACATCAACATGTTGTGGATATTGTAAAAGCTATGCGCACCTGCCGTCTGGAACCATTGGCCAATGAAGATTGTTGGACTTTACTTTCCAAACATGCATTTGGAGCACACAAATGCAATGAACTGTCATCCAACCTTGAAGAAATTGGTAGAAAAATTGCCAAAAAGTGTGATGGCTTGCCATTAGCTGCGGTGGCTGTGGGGGGTGTTCTTGGCACAAAGTTATCAACCGAGCACTGGACTAAAGTTTTAAACAGCAACATTTGGGATCTGACAGAGGAGGATGTGCAACCAGCTCTGCTATTGAGCTATCATTTCCTTCCAGCTTCTTTGAAACAATGCTTTGCTTATTGTGCAATTTTCCCAAAGAACTCAGAGCTGCGAAAAGAGACGTTAGTTCAGCTATGGATGGCACAAGACTTTGTTCGTGTGCTCCAAAATGAGAAGAGCATTGAAGAAGTAGGCGGTAAATACTTTGATGAACTAGTAGCAAGGTCGTTGATACGACGTTCTGTGGAAGGGCAACACTTTGAAATGCATGACCTCATGAACGATTTGGCAACAATGGTTTCTTCCCCATATTATAAGAGGCATGACAATGAAATGCAACTTGGAAATGTAAACAAAATTCATCATTTATCTTATGATAAAAATATGTTTAACCATTTTGGCGAACTTGATTCCTTTCATGGATTGAAAGGTCTTCGTACACTCCTAGCATTACCGTTACGATTTGAAGGCCGGTCTGTGGGCCATTACCTAGCGAATGGGGTATTGCATGAGTTGTTGGTAGCATTGAAACAGTTGCGGGTGTTATCACTGTCAGACTACAGGAATATCACTGTTTTGCCGAATGCTATTGGCGATTTGAAACATTTGCGGCATCTAGATCTATCTTCCACTGGAATTAAAATGTTACCTCCTGCAATATGCAAGCTCTACAATCTACAGACTTTGTTGTTATCTCGTTGTAGTGATCTTACTGAGTTGCCTGAGGAGATGGGAAAATTGGTGAATCTACGCCACCTTGCTATTGATTATTGTTCGGCTCTTACTAAGTTGCCTGAGGAGATGGGAAAATTGGTGAATCTACGCAGCCTTGATATTGAAGGTACTAAATTGCAGGAGATGCCCGCAGAAATAGCCAAACTAGAAAATCTGCAAAGTCTAAGTGGTTTTATTGTCAGCAAACAACAAAACGGACTGAAGCTTGCAGAATTGAGAAAATTTCCCAATTTACAAGGTAAACTCTGCATCTCAAAACTGGAAAATGTTGTTGATCCGTCTGATGCTGGTCAAGCCAATTTGAAGGAGAAAAAGCAAATTGAAGAGTTATCATTGGCATGGAGTTATCCCGATTTGGAAGACTCCCAACAAGTTGTACTTGAACATCTGCAGCCCTCAAGAAATTTGAAGAAATTGACTGTTGAATGCTATGGAGGAACTTGTTTCCCAAATTGGTTGGCTGATTCATCATTTGTCAACATAGTGAGTTTGAGGATTCAAGATTGTGATTATTGTTCTGCATTGCCACCTCTTGGTCGACTACAAAGTCTGAAAGAACTATTCATTTCAGGTATGAGATCAGTGAAGAGTATTGGGTCTGAATTTTACGGAAGTAATTCCTCTTCATTCCAACCATTTCCCTCCTTGGAAATGCTATGTTTTGAGTTGATGGAAGAGTGGGAGGAATGGAACATGATAGATGGTATAACTACTGAGTTTCCCCGTCTATCAAAGCTATCTCTGAGTAGCTGTCCGAAGCTGAAAGGAAATTTACCCAGCAATCTTCCTTGCTTGGTTACACTTGATGTAGATGATTGTTGTCTACTTGAATCAGAGTTTTCAGGAGAAGTAGATAATAGGAACATAATGAGAGCATTGAATGTATTCAATTTTAACTCTCTTCAACAATTATCTCTCTATGACATTCCTTCTCTGAGGTCCTTCCCGAGCAATGGTCTGCCCAAAGCATTAAAGACACTTTCTATCGATTGTTGTGAGAAGCTTGAATTCCCAAGTCATGAGTTCCTTCATAGTTGCAAGGTACTTGAGGAACTGGAGATATGGGGTAGCTGTTGCTCGCTGACGTCATTTCCCTTAGGTTCTCTCCCTGTGCTCAAGCGTCTTGATCTTTGGAATTGTAAAAAATTgaaatcaatttcaattttggaagaAGCAGAAGCAAGCCAGTCTCTCATGTTTCTTGAACATCTCAGCGCATATGATTGTCCTGAACTGGAGTCGATTTCCCTACTCGACTCTTCCACTCCTAACCTGAGTTCTTTTTGGGTAATGAGATGCGACAAGATTAATTCATTACCAGAACCAATTAATAATCTCACTGGCCTccaaacattatatattaatgaTGTTCCGAAGTTGGAATCCATTGCAGAAGAGGGTTTGCCTATCAATTTAAGGAGACTAGCTGTCGGCAATAAAGAAGGGGTTTACAGCAATACAGCTATCACCAAATGGGGCTTGGACCGACTCACTTCTCTTTCAAAATTGCACATTAAAGGTGAGTATCTGGTTAAGAAGCTGATGGAAATACAAGTGCCCATGTTGCCCAATTCTCTTGAGATGCTGGATATAGAAGGTGCACGTGAAATACAACATTTGGATGGGAAGTGGTTTCAGCATCTCACCTCTCTCAAAACTCTCTCGTTGTATTCATGTGACAAGCTCATGTCATTGCCAAAAGAAGGGCTGCCCTCCTCAATTTCATGTCTAAGAATGATAGAATGCCCAATGTTAAAAGCAAGTTatgagagaaagaaagggaaagagtGGCCCAAGATTGCTCACATCCCACTCATAATATTTGATTGA
- the LOC112719659 gene encoding putative disease resistance RPP13-like protein 1 → MDELTQALFDADDVIDDIATEALRRKVEARHRTLPGKVRKVLTSPFKQPYREINSEMQKLFERLEHFAQRAHNLPLERGVSESVWRATPTNSAVDETSICGRDDEKQNLKKYLLSEDVTVGGNKIGVLAIVGMGGLGKTTLAKLLYNDVEVKEKFEVKAWASVTKDFDVVKLTKSLIESVTSAPTNIDNFDTLRAELQKNLSGKRYLLVLDDIWNAGYVDWTNLMHVLNVGESGSKIIVTTRHQSVVDIVKAVCTCSLKPLANEDCWILLSKHAFGVHQCTKESNLEEIGRKIAKKCDGLPLAAVALGGLLGTNLSVEYWNKVLTSNIWHLTAKDVQPALLLSYHFLPASLKQCFGYCAIFPKNSELHKEKLVQLWMAQGFVYVSQNEKSIEEVGGEYFDELVARSLIRRSADGEHFEMHDLINDLATMVSSPYCKRHDNEMQLGNLNKIRHLSYDKRMFNHFGELDSLHGLKGFRTLTALPLEFEFWIPGHYLANGVLHELLVALKQLRVLSLSDYRNITVLPNSIGDLKHLRYLDLSCSGIERLPPAICKLYNLQTLLLSYCVALTELPEEMGKLVNLRRLDIDGTDLQDIPVEIARLENLQSLNGFIVSKQQHGLKLAEMRKFPHLQGKLCISKLENVIDLSDACQANLKEKKQIEELSLEWSDSTLEDSHQVVLEHLQPSTNLKKLTVKCYGGTSFPNWLGDSSFGNIVSLWIEDCHHCSSLPPLGRLQSLKKLFILGMKSVKSIGSEFYGGNSPSFQPFPSLETLTFKSMEEWEEWNMIDGITTEFPCLSNLSLRRCPKLKGNLPSNLPCLIRLFVWDCCLLESEFSGEVDNRNIMRRMNVFNFNSLQELYLYEIPSLTAFPSNGLRKALKTLSIEFCKNLEFPSHEFLHSYKALEDLKIMSSCCSLTSFSLGSLPVLKRLNLLDCKELKSISILEEAAARQSLMFLEHLQVEECPELESISLLDLCTPNLSYFEVKRCNKMNSLPEPINNLSGLQTLYIFDVPNLESIAEEGLPINLRTLGVGNEEGVYTNTPITNWGLDRLTCLSELCIKGEYPVKKLMEIQVPLLPNSLESLIITGAREIQHLDGKWLQHLTSLKTLWLNKCDKLKSLPKEGLPSSISRLEMCECPMLKASCERKKGKEWPKIAHIPLIDFDSW, encoded by the exons ATGGATGAGTTGACGCAAGCTCTCTTTGATGCTGATGACGTCATCGACGACATAGCTACCGAAGCTCTCCGTCGTAAAGTCGAAGCCCGCCATCGAACTCTTCCTGGCAAG GTGCGGAAGGTCCTTACCTCTCCTTTCAAGCAGCCTTATAGAGAGATCAATTCTGAGATGCAGAAATTGTTTGAGAGATTAGAGCATTTTGCACAAAGAGCACACAACCTTCCATTGGAAAGAGGTGTTTCTGAGAGTGTTTGGCGTGCAACACCTACAAATTCTGCGGTCGATGAAACTTCTATTTGTGGGAGAGATGAtgaaaaacaaaatcttaaaaagTATTTGTTGTCAGAAGATGTTACTGTTGGTGGCAATAAAATTGGAGTTCTTGCTATTGTTGGCATGGGAGGGCTTGGAAAAACAACCCTCGCTAAACTCCTATATAACGATGTTGAAGTTAAAGAGAAGTTTGAGGTGAAAGCTTGGGCATCTGTCACAAAAGATTTTGATGTTGTCAAGTTGACAAAATCTCTTATTGAATCTGTCACATCTGCACCAACAAATATTGATAACTTTGATACTTTGCGAGCAGAGTTGCAAAAGAACTTGTCGGGTAAAAGATATCTGCTTGTGTTGGATGATATATGGAATGCAGGGTATGTTGATTGGACCAATCTGATGCACGTTCTTAATGTTGGAGAATCAGGAAGTAAAATCATTGTTACAACACGACATCAAAGTGTTGTGGATATTGTAAAAGCTGTGTGCACCTGCTCTCTGAAACCATTGGCCAATGAAGATTGTTGGATTTTGCTTTCCAAACATGCCTTTGGTGTACATCAATGCACTAAAGAGTCCAACCTAGAAGAAATTGGAAGAAAAATTGCCAAAAAGTGTGACGGCTTGCCATTAGCTGCGGTTGCTTTAGGGGGTCTTCTTGGCACAAACTTATCAGTCGAATACTGGAATAAAGTGTTAACGAGCAACATCTGGCATCTGACAGCGAAGGACGTTCAACCTGCTTTGCTTTTGAGCTATCATTTCCTTCCAGCTTCTTTGAAACAATGCTTTGGTTATTGTGCAATTTTCCCAAAGAACTCAGAGCTGCACAAAGAGAAGTTAGTTCAGCTATGGATGGCACAGGGATTTGTTTATGTGTCCCAAAATGAGAAAAGCATTGAAGAAGTAGGCGGTGAATACTTTGATGAACTAGTGGCAAGGTCATTGATAAGACGTTCTGCGGATGGGGAACACTTTGAAATGCATGACCTCATCAACGATTTGGCAACCATGGTTTCTTCCCCATATTGTAAGAGGCATGACAATGAAATGCAACTCGGAAATCTAAACAAAATTCGTCATTTATCTTATGATAAAAGAATGTTTAACCATTTTGGCGAACTTGATTCCCTTCATGGATTGAAAGGCTTCCGTACACTCACAGCATTACCGTTGGAATTTGAGTTCTGGATTCCCGGCCATTACCTAGCGAATGGGGTATTGCATGAGTTGTTGGTAGCATTGAAACAGCTGCGGGTGTTATCACTGTCAGACTACAGGAATATCACTGTTTTGCCGAATTCTATTGGTGATTTAAAGCATTTGCGATACCTAGATCTATCTTGCAGTGGAATTGAAAGGTTGCCTCCTGCAATATGCAAGCTCTACAATCTACAGACCTTGTTGTTATCTTATTGTGTTGCTCTTACTGAGTTGCCTGAGGAGATGGGAAAATTGGTGAATCTACGGCGCCTTGATATTGATGGTACTGATTTGCAGGATATACCCGTAGAAATAGCCAGATTAGAAAATCTGCAAAGTCTGAATGGTTTTATTGTCAGCAAACAACAACATGGACTGAAGCTTGCAGAAATGAGAAAATTTCCCCATTTACAAGGTAAACTCTGCATCTCAAAACTTGAAAATGTTATTGATCTGTCTGATGCTTGTCAAGCCAATTTGAAGGAGAAAAAGCAAATTGAAGAGTTATCATTGGAATGGAGTGATTCCACTTTGGAAGACTCCCATCAAGTTGTACTTGAACATCTGCAACCCTCAACTAATTTGAAGAAATTGACCGTTAAATGCTATGGTGGAACTAGTTTCCCAAATTGGTTGGGTGATTCCTCGTTTGGCAACATAGTGAGTTTGTGGATTGAAGATTGTCATCATTGTTCTTCATTGCCACCTCTGGGACGACTACAGAGTCTAAAAAAACTCTTCATTTTGGGTATGAAATCAGTGAAGAGTATTGGGTCTGAATTTTACGGAGGTAATTCCCCTTCTTTCCAACCGTTTCCCTCCTTGGAGACTTTGACATTTAAGTCGATGGAAGAGTGGGAGGAATGGAACATGATAGATGGTATAACAACTGAGTTTCCCTGTCTATCAAACCTATCTCTGAGAAGGTGTCCGAAACTGAAAGGAAATTTACCCAGCAATCTTCCTTGCTTAATTCGACTTTTTGTATGGGATTGTTGTCTACTTGAATCAGAGTTTTCAGGAGAAGTGGATAACAGAAACATAATGAGACGAATGAATGTATTCAATTTTAACTCTCTTCAAGAATTATATCTCTATGAAATTCCTTCTCTGACGGCCTTCCCGAGCAATGGTCTGCGCAAAGCGTTAAAGACACTTTCTATCGAATTTTGTAAGAACCTTGAATTCCCAAGTCATGAGTTCCTACATAGTTACAAGGCACTTGAGGATCTGAAGATAATGAGTAGCTGTTGCTCGCTGACGTCATTTTCCTTAGGCTCTCTCCCTGTGCTCAAGCGTCTTAATCTTTTGGATTGTAAAGAAttaaaatcaatttcaattttggaagaAGCAGCAGCAAGGCAGTCTCTCATGTTTCTTGAACATCTCCAAGTAGAAGAGTGTCCTGAACTGGAGTCGATTTCCCTACTCGATTTGTGCACTCCTAACCTGAGTTATTTTGAGGTAAAGAGATGCAACAAGATGAATTCATTACCAGAACCAATTAATAATCTCAGTGGCCTCCaaacattatatatttttgatgTTCCGAATTTGGAATCCATTGCAGAAGAGGGTTTGCCTATCAATTTAAGGACACTTGGTGTCGGCAATGAAGAAGGGGTTTACACTAATACACCTATCACCAATTGGGGCTTGGATCGACTCACTTGTCTTTCAGAATTGTGTATTAAAGGTGAGTATCCGGTTAAGAAGCTGATGGAAATACAAGTGCCTCTGTTGCCCAATTCTCTCGAGAGCCTAATCATAACAGGTGCACGTGAAATACAACATTTGGATGGAAAGTGGCTTCAGCATCTCACCTCTCTCAAAACTCTCTGGTTGAATAAATGTGACAAGCTCAAGTCATTGCCAAAAGAAGGGCTGCCCTCCTCAATTTCACGTCTAGAAATGTGTGAATGCCCAATGTTAAAAGCAAGTTgtgagagaaagaaagggaaagagtGGCCCAAGATTGCTCACATCCCACTCATAGACTTTGATAGCTGGtaa
- the LOC114924756 gene encoding putative disease resistance RPP13-like protein 1 yields the protein MAAAVAVVVGEALLSAAVEALVGKISTEISEFYRSKNLDESLLEKLKLTLLSLHAFLNDAEEKQISNAAVKAWMDELTQALFDADDFIDDIATDALRRKVEANYLHRQTVTAKVRKVLSSPFKRPYQEINSQMQKSFERLEHFAQRAHNLPLEKGVSRSVWRATPTNSAVDDSAICGRDDEKQNLREYLLSEDAVADGGCKIGVLAIVGMGGLGKTTLAKLLYNDAQVTGKFHVKAWVSTSKDFDVVKLTKSLLESVTSAATNFDNFDTLQAELQKNLSGKRFLLVLDDIWNVRYVDWTNLMHILNVGQLGSKIIVTTRHERVVSVVNATQTCPLKPLVNEDCWTLISKHAFATHKCTEQSNLEKTGRKIAERCGGLPLAAVALGGVLRTNLSNDYWNKVLTSNLWNLTKEDVQPALLLSYHFLPASLKQCFAYCAIFPKNSELHKEKLVQLWMAQGFVYVSQNEKSIEEVGGEYFDELVARSLIRRSADGEHFEMHDLINDLATMVSSPYCNRHHNEMQLGNLNKIRHLSYDKSMFNHFGELDSLHGLKGLRTLTALPFEFNFWFPGHYLANGVLHELLVALKQLRVLSLSDYRNITVLPNSIGDLKHLRYLDLSSTRIERLPPAICKLYNLQTLLLSHCCNLSELPEEMGKLVNLRCLDIEGTKLQEMPVEIAKLENLQTLSRFIVSKQQHGLKLAEMRKFSHLQGKLCISKLENVFDLSDASQANLKEKKQIEELSLEWSDSILEDSHQVVLEHLQPSTNLKKLTVKCYGGTSFPNWFGDSSFGNIVCLRIEDCRHCSSLPPLGRLQSLKELFISGMRSVKSIGSEFYGGNSPSFQPFPSLETLEFDSMAEWEEWNKIDGITSEFPRLSKLSLTSCPKLKGNLASNLPCLVTLDVEDCCVLESEFSGEVDNRNIMRPMNVFNFNSLQELYLYEIPSLTSFPSNGLPRALKSLVIDGCESLEFPSHEFLHSCKALEVLYIISSCCSLTSFPLGSLPVLKRLMLLRCENLESISILEEAAARQSLMFLEHLHVYMCHELESISLLDSSTPNLSYFWVEKCDKMNSLPEPINNLSGLQTLYIFDVPNLESIAEEGLPINLRRLGVGNEEGVYSNTAITNWGLDRLTSLSELSIKGEYLVKKLMEIQVPLLPNSLETLIIEDARGIQHLDGKWLQHLTSLKKLKLLRCDKLKSLPKEGLPSSISSLEMMICPMLRASYERKKGKEWSKIAHIPLIISYWELST from the exons ATGGCTGCTGCTGTTGCTGTTGTTGTGGGAGAAGCGTTGCTCTCAGCTGCTGTGGAAGCATTGGTTGGGAAGATCTCCACTGAGATATCGGAGTTCTATCGGAGCAAGAATCTCGATGAATCGCTGCTGGAGAAGCTGAAATTGACGCTGCTAAGCCTTCATGCTTTTCTGAATGATGCTGAGGAGAAGCAGATCAGCAACGCTGCTGTCAAGGCATGGATGGATGAACTCACTCAAGCTCTCTTTGATGCCGATGACTTCATCGATGATATCGCCACCGACGCTCTCCGTCGCAAAGTCGAGGCCAACTATCTTCACCGTCAAACTGTCACCGCTAAG GTGCGGAAGGTGCTTTCCTCTCCTTTCAAGCGGCCTTACCAAGAGATCAATTCTCAGATGCAGAAATCATTCGAAAGATTGGAGCATTTTGCTCAAAGAGCACACAACCTTCCATTGGAAAAAGGTGTTTCCCGTAGTGTTTGGCGTGCAACACCTACAAATTCTGCTGTGGATGATTCTGCTATTTGTGGGAGGGATGATGAAAAACAGAACCTTAGAGAGTATTTGCTGTCAGAAGATGCTGTTGCTGATGGTGGCTGTAAAATAGGAGTTCTTGCCATTGTTGGCATGGGAGGGCTCGGGAAAACTACCCTCGCTAAACTCTTATACAATGATGCTCAAGTTACAGGAAAGTTCCATGTGAAAGCATGGGTATCTACCTCGAAAGATTTTGATGTTGTCAAGCTGACAAAATCTCTTCTTGAATCAGTCACGTCTGCAGCAACAAATTTTGATAACTTTGATACGTTGCAAGCTGAATTGCAAAAGAACTTATCTGGTAAAAGATTCTTGCTTGTATTGGATGATATATGGAATGTAAGGTATGTTGATTGGACCAATCTGATGCACATTTTAAATGTTGGGCAATTGGGAAGCAAAATCATTGTTACAACTCGACATGAAAGAGTTGTGAGTGTTGTAAATGCTACACAAACCTGCCCTCTAAAACCACTGGTGAATGAAGATTGTTGGACTTTAATTTCAAAACATGCATTTGCAACACATAAATGCACTGAGCAGTCCAACCTAGAAAAAACTGGAAGAAAAATTGCCGAAAGGTGTGGTGGCTTGCCATTAGCTGCAGTTGCATTGGGTGGTGTTCTTCGCACAAACTTATCAAATGATTACTGGAATAAGGTGTTAACTAGCAACCTTTGGAATCTGACAAAAGAGGATGTGCAACCAGCTCTGCTTTTGAGCTATCATTTCCTTCCCGCTTCTTTGAAACAATGCTTTGCTTATTGTGCAATTTTCCCAAAGAACTCAGAGCTGCACAAAGAGAAGTTAGTTCAGCTATGGATGGCACAGGGATTTGTTTATGTGTCCCAAAATGAGAAAAGCATCGAAGAAGTAGGCGGTGAATACTTTGATGAACTAGTGGCAAGGTCATTGATACGACGATCTGCCGATGGGGAACACTTTGAAATGCATGACCTCATCAACGATTTGGCAACCATGGTTTCTTCCCCATATTGTAACAGGCATCACAATGAAATGCAACTCGGAAATCTAAACAAAATTCGTCATTTGTCTTATGATAAAAGTATGTTTAACCATTTTGGCGAACTTGATTCCCTCCATGGATTGAAAGGCTTACGTACACTCACAGCATTACCGTTTGAATTTAACTTCTGGTTCCCCGGCCATTACCTAGCGAATGGGGTATTGCATGAGTTGTTGGTAGCATTGAAACAGTTGCGGGTGTTATCCCTGTCAGACTACAGGAATATCACTGTTTTACCGAATTCTATTGGCGATTTAAAGCATTTGCGATACCTAGATCTATCTTCCACTCGAATTGAAAGGTTGCCTCCTGCAATATGCAAGCTCTACAATCTACAAACCTTGTTGTTGTCTCATTGTTGCAATCTTTCTGAGTTGCCTGAGGAGATGGGAAAATTGGTGAATCTACGCTGCCTTGATATTGAAGGTACTAAATTGCAGGAGATGCCCGTAGAAATAGCCAAACTAGAAAATCTGCAAACTCTGAGTCGTTTTATTGTCAGCAAACAACAACATGGACTGAAGCTTGCAGAAATGAGGAAATTTTCTCATTTACAAGGTAAACTCTGCATCTCAAAACTAGAAAATGTTTTTGATCTGTCTGATGCTTCTCAAGCCAATTTGAAGGAGAAAAAGCAAATTGAAGAGTTATCATTGGAATGGAGTGATTCCATTTTGGAAGACTCTCATCAAGTTGTACTTGAACATCTGCAACCCTCAACTAATTTGAAGAAATTGACCGTTAAATGCTACGGTGGAACTAGTTTCCCAAATTGGTTTGGTGATTCCTCGTTTGGCAACATAGTGTGTTTGAGGATTGAAGATTGTCGTCATTGTTCTTCATTGCCACCTCTTGGACGACTACAAAGTCTAAAAGAACTCTTCATTTCGGGTATGAGATCAGTGAAGAGTATTGGGTCTGAATTTTATGGAGGTAATTCCCCTTCATTCCAACCGTTTCCCTCCTTGGAGACTTTGGAATTTGATTCGATGGCAGAGTGGGAGGAATGGAACAAGATAGATGGTATAACTAGTGAGTTTCCCCGTCTATCAAAGCTATCTCTGACAAGCTGTCCGAAGCTGAAAGGAAATTTAGCCAGCAATCTTCCTTGCTTGGTTACACTTGATGTAGAGGATTGTTGTGTACTGGAATCAGAGTTTTCAGGAGAAGTGGATAACAGAAACATAATGAGACCAATGAATGTATTCAATTTTAACTCTCTTCAAGAATTATATCTCTATGAAATTCCTTCTCTGACGTCCTTCCCGAGCAATGGTCTGCCCAGAGCGTTAAAGTCACTTGTAATCGACGGGTGTGAGAGCCTTGAATTCCCAAGTCATGAGTTCCTTCATAGTTGCAAGGCACTTGAGGTTTTGTACATAATCAGTAGCTGTTGCTCGCTGACGTCATTTCCCTTAGGCTCTCTCCCTGTGCTCAAGCGTCTTATGCTTTTGAGATGTGAAAATTTGgaatcaatttcaattttggaagaAGCAGCAGCAAGGCAGTCTCTCATGTTTCTTGAACATCTCCATGTATATATGTGTCATGAACTGGAGTCGATTTCCCTACTCGATTCGTCCACTCCTAACCTGAGTTATTTTTGGGTAGAGAAATGCGACAAGATGAATTCATTACCAGAACCAATTAATAATCTCAGTGGCCTCCaaacattatatatttttgatgTTCCGAATTTGGAATCCATTGCAGAAGAGGGTTTGCCTATCAATTTAAGGAGACTTGGTGTCGGCAATGAAGAAGGGGTTTACAGCAATACAGCTATCACCAATTGGGGCTTGGACCGACTCACTTCTCTTTCAGAATTGAGTATTAAAGGTGAGTATCTGGTTAAGAAGCTGATGGAAATACAAGTGCCTCTGTTGCCAAATTCTCTTGAGACGCTAATCATAGAAGATGCACGTGGAATACAACATTTGGATGGGAAGTGGCTTCAGCATCTCACCTCTCTCAAAAAACTCAAGTTGCTAAGATGTGACAAGCTCAAGTCATTGCCAAAAGAAGGGCTGCCTTCCTCAATTTCAAGTCTAGAAATGATGATATGCCCAATGTTGAGAGCAAGTTatgagagaaagaaagggaaagagtGGTCCAAGATTGCTCACATCCCACTCATAATCTCTTATTGGGAACTTTCAACTTAG